From Virgibacillus ihumii, the proteins below share one genomic window:
- a CDS encoding NAD(P)/FAD-dependent oxidoreductase: MDNNSEVFDITIVGGGPVGLFTAFYAGMRQASVKIIENLPELGGQLTALYPEKFIYDVAGFPKIKAQELVNQLTDQMQQFENEICLNQEVQHVTKEDGIFKISTNSQVHYSRTIIITAGNGAFKPRTMKLENEERYADTNLHYKIDQLDDFKNKEVCVFGGGDSAVDWALMLEKTASKVSIIHRRDKFRAHDYSVKLMKESSIDILTPYVPVELAGETHIENIKLKQQKGDDILHVEADDYIVNYGFISNLGPINDWGLAIEKNQILVNSRAETNIPGIYAVGDVSTYDGKVKLMATGFGEAPIAVSSAKVFIDPKASFTTAHSTTIMEKKEKKEKKQKQKVAAY, from the coding sequence ATGGATAATAACAGCGAAGTATTTGATATCACCATCGTCGGCGGAGGACCAGTCGGTTTATTCACTGCTTTTTATGCAGGGATGCGCCAGGCAAGCGTGAAAATCATTGAGAATCTTCCGGAATTGGGCGGGCAGCTTACCGCATTGTATCCAGAAAAATTTATCTATGATGTTGCCGGCTTCCCGAAAATTAAAGCGCAGGAGCTGGTGAATCAGCTGACAGATCAAATGCAGCAATTTGAAAATGAGATTTGCCTGAATCAGGAAGTTCAACATGTCACGAAAGAAGATGGCATTTTTAAAATATCAACAAACTCCCAAGTTCATTATTCCAGAACAATTATTATAACCGCCGGAAATGGTGCCTTTAAACCAAGAACAATGAAACTGGAAAATGAAGAACGATACGCTGATACGAATCTTCATTATAAGATTGACCAGCTGGATGATTTTAAAAACAAGGAAGTATGTGTTTTCGGCGGCGGTGATTCCGCTGTGGACTGGGCCCTGATGCTGGAAAAAACAGCATCCAAAGTTTCGATTATTCATCGAAGGGATAAGTTCAGGGCGCATGATTACAGTGTCAAACTGATGAAGGAATCGTCAATTGATATTCTAACGCCTTACGTACCTGTGGAGTTGGCCGGTGAAACTCACATTGAAAATATCAAGCTCAAGCAGCAAAAAGGTGATGATATTCTACACGTGGAAGCTGATGATTATATTGTCAATTATGGTTTCATATCGAATCTTGGACCAATTAACGATTGGGGCTTAGCCATTGAAAAAAATCAGATTCTTGTCAATTCAAGAGCGGAAACGAACATTCCGGGCATCTATGCTGTTGGCGATGTCTCAACATATGACGGCAAGGTGAAACTGATGGCAACCGGGTTTGGCGAAGCACCAATCGCAGTGAGCAGTGCAAAGGTATTTATCGATCCGAAAGCGTCGTTCACTACTGCACACAGTACTACGATTATGGAAAAGAAAGAGAAGAAGGAAAAGAAGCAGAAACAAAAAGTTGCTGCCTATTAA
- a CDS encoding amidohydrolase family protein, which produces MSQNIKVDFHTHVISEEFLNLAEKYGEDRWPVLEKTCDCGANIMIAGKKFREITDHTWNPEQRIKDMDKEGIDVQVLSPIPVTFSYWSEPEQGLEMARFQNDFIASVVDEYPHRFAGLGTVPLQDVDLAIKEMDRAIHELGLKGIELGSNVNGNNLDDPSLRKFFQYADKWEVPLFIHPWATMGRERMPRHNFMYMVGMPSETALAAGSIIMSGMLDEYPNLKICFAHGGGSLPYLLPRMDKGWNVWPQIRKTEHPPSHYAKQFYYDTLVYDTQNLQYMLDRFGANRIMVGTDYPFLLREAPAGDIVERLTTLNEDDKNSIRGLNALEFLNLDKETFQLAPDKRKQHS; this is translated from the coding sequence TTGAGTCAAAATATTAAAGTAGATTTTCATACGCATGTTATATCCGAGGAATTCCTGAATTTAGCTGAAAAATATGGGGAGGACCGCTGGCCTGTTTTAGAGAAGACATGTGATTGCGGCGCCAATATTATGATAGCAGGAAAGAAATTCAGAGAAATTACCGATCACACGTGGAATCCTGAACAACGAATCAAGGATATGGACAAAGAAGGAATTGATGTCCAGGTATTATCACCAATTCCGGTTACCTTCAGCTACTGGTCTGAACCTGAACAGGGGCTTGAAATGGCCCGTTTTCAAAATGATTTTATTGCATCTGTTGTGGATGAGTATCCGCACCGGTTTGCCGGACTCGGAACGGTTCCACTGCAGGATGTCGATCTGGCCATTAAAGAAATGGACCGGGCTATCCACGAACTGGGGTTGAAAGGAATTGAGCTTGGAAGCAATGTCAACGGCAACAATCTTGATGATCCATCATTGCGGAAGTTCTTCCAGTATGCGGACAAATGGGAAGTCCCACTGTTCATTCACCCATGGGCGACAATGGGACGGGAACGCATGCCGCGCCATAACTTCATGTATATGGTCGGAATGCCTTCTGAAACAGCGTTGGCAGCCGGAAGCATCATTATGAGCGGAATGCTGGACGAGTACCCGAATTTAAAAATATGTTTCGCACATGGGGGCGGGTCATTGCCATATTTGCTGCCACGGATGGATAAAGGCTGGAATGTCTGGCCGCAAATCAGAAAAACGGAACATCCGCCAAGTCATTATGCGAAGCAGTTCTATTACGATACACTGGTTTACGATACGCAGAACTTGCAGTATATGCTGGATCGTTTTGGTGCAAATCGGATTATGGTAGGTACTGATTATCCATTTTTACTGCGTGAAGCACCGGCGGGTGATATTGTGGAACGCCTGACAACTTTGAATGAAGATGATAAAAACAGCATCAGAGGCTTGAATGCATTGGAATTTTTGAATCTTGATAAAGAAACATTTCAGCTAGCCCCTGATAAACGGAAACAACATTCGTAA
- a CDS encoding 4a-hydroxytetrahydrobiopterin dehydratase: MDNTQINEKLKEVSGWEMQDGHLTKTYQLDDFNASLKFVNAVGELAEKADHHPDILIQYNNVKLSLRTHDQDSITEKDFNLAGKIEQL; encoded by the coding sequence TTGGATAACACTCAAATTAATGAAAAGTTAAAAGAAGTTTCCGGCTGGGAGATGCAGGATGGTCATCTGACAAAAACCTATCAGCTTGATGATTTTAACGCATCCCTGAAGTTCGTAAATGCCGTTGGGGAGCTCGCCGAGAAAGCTGATCATCATCCTGATATTTTAATCCAATACAATAACGTAAAACTTTCACTCAGAACACATGATCAGGACAGCATTACGGAAAAAGATTTTAATCTTGCCGGTAAAATTGAACAATTGTAA
- a CDS encoding VOC family protein — protein MSKVKEEVQNETSAQQRLEEYLRTVAHIGHVEIGVTKFEDSLWFYTEVLGLVLTEKEEGRAYLRAWQDFDHYTLVLQESDKSEVNRMSWRVAAEESLDLFEKYLKDQNIEFQRIESGQKKALGDALHFKSPTGLPVELYWEKDLFETDDPKLQSQLPSHPSKYNVKGVSPRRFDHVNIMVDDVQKEQEWWTDFLGIHHRYYIQNEEDTRLGSWLSRTNIAHEIAFMRNANQNGAAFHHLAYFLDSPDELIRAANIMAENGIEIEWGPGKHGTSGAQFIYVFEPSGHRVELWTGGFLIFSPDWKAIEWTSDVGELGLEMWGSKPPKSYFTYGVDIGE, from the coding sequence ATGTCTAAAGTTAAAGAAGAAGTTCAAAACGAAACATCTGCCCAGCAGCGTCTGGAGGAATATTTGCGTACGGTGGCCCATATTGGTCATGTCGAGATTGGTGTTACCAAATTTGAAGATTCATTATGGTTCTACACAGAGGTTCTAGGTCTTGTTTTAACCGAAAAAGAAGAGGGTCGTGCATATTTAAGAGCATGGCAGGATTTTGATCATTATACACTGGTACTGCAGGAATCGGATAAATCAGAAGTTAACCGCATGAGCTGGCGTGTAGCGGCAGAAGAATCCCTTGATTTGTTTGAAAAGTATCTGAAGGACCAAAATATTGAGTTTCAACGAATTGAATCGGGCCAAAAGAAGGCGCTTGGAGATGCACTTCATTTTAAATCACCGACTGGATTACCGGTTGAATTGTATTGGGAAAAAGATTTATTTGAAACGGATGACCCAAAATTGCAGTCACAGCTGCCGAGTCACCCAAGCAAATATAATGTAAAAGGTGTTTCGCCTCGTCGTTTTGACCACGTCAATATCATGGTTGATGATGTTCAGAAGGAGCAGGAATGGTGGACTGATTTCCTCGGTATTCATCATCGCTATTACATTCAGAATGAAGAAGATACCCGTTTGGGATCATGGTTGAGCAGAACGAACATTGCCCATGAAATTGCATTTATGCGTAATGCCAACCAGAACGGTGCTGCTTTTCACCATCTGGCGTACTTCCTGGATTCTCCCGACGAGCTGATTCGTGCTGCCAATATCATGGCTGAAAATGGTATTGAAATCGAATGGGGCCCTGGAAAGCATGGAACAAGTGGTGCACAGTTCATTTATGTATTTGAACCATCCGGACACCGTGTGGAACTTTGGACCGGCGGATTTCTGATTTTTTCACCAGACTGGAAAGCCATTGAATGGACTTCAGATGTTGGAGAATTAGGTCTGGAAATGTGGGGAAGTAAACCACCAAAATCCTACTTCACTTACGGTGTTGATATCGGAGAGTAA
- a CDS encoding aromatic-ring-hydroxylating dioxygenase subunit beta produces the protein MTVKTLERQDVVDFLYKEAYLLDEWNLKEWAALFTDDGTYKVPPLGDPDADARTSLFFIHDDRKRIQDRAERLLKKEAHVEYPHSTTLRNYHNIMVDDLESDVISVACNFDCHRTKREVVDSFIGRSFYELVQQDGQLRIQTKKVVLKLDSLRPHGKISLIL, from the coding sequence ATGACAGTAAAAACATTGGAACGGCAGGATGTTGTCGATTTTCTTTATAAGGAAGCTTATTTACTGGATGAATGGAATTTGAAAGAATGGGCTGCATTATTTACAGATGATGGTACGTACAAGGTTCCGCCGCTGGGTGACCCGGATGCCGATGCACGAACATCATTGTTCTTTATTCATGATGACCGGAAACGGATCCAGGATCGGGCGGAAAGATTGCTGAAGAAAGAAGCACACGTGGAGTATCCGCATTCAACCACCCTTCGAAACTATCATAATATTATGGTGGACGATCTGGAATCTGACGTTATATCAGTGGCATGCAATTTCGATTGTCACCGGACGAAACGAGAAGTGGTAGATTCATTTATTGGCAGGAGTTTCTATGAGCTTGTTCAGCAAGACGGTCAGCTTCGAATTCAAACTAAAAAAGTTGTACTGAAACTGGATAGTCTGCGACCGCATGGGAAAATAAGCCTTATTTTATAA
- a CDS encoding GerAB/ArcD/ProY family transporter has protein sequence MKWGMITVLLVMLTLSAVNFITLSLFGNLTSTFTYPFMNAVRYISIAEFLQHLESVVMAIWVAGTFVKISVFYYAIVLGAAQWLGLSDYRPIVFPIGFLLVMMNIWSAENLQQLTHFISTSWTIYSFFIQLLIPLFLLVIAGIGKKKVKGDAGK, from the coding sequence ATGAAGTGGGGGATGATTACCGTGCTGCTTGTTATGCTGACACTATCGGCTGTTAACTTCATAACATTATCCTTATTCGGTAATCTGACTTCGACCTTTACCTATCCTTTTATGAATGCTGTCCGCTACATAAGCATTGCTGAATTTCTGCAACACCTGGAGTCCGTTGTAATGGCTATTTGGGTAGCAGGTACATTTGTTAAAATTTCTGTATTCTACTATGCCATTGTTCTTGGTGCAGCACAATGGCTGGGATTATCGGATTACAGGCCGATTGTTTTTCCTATTGGATTTCTGCTCGTTATGATGAATATTTGGTCGGCGGAAAATTTACAGCAGCTTACCCATTTTATAAGTACCAGCTGGACGATTTATTCGTTTTTCATTCAATTGTTGATTCCACTATTTTTGCTTGTAATCGCCGGTATAGGGAAAAAGAAAGTTAAAGGGGATGCCGGGAAATGA
- a CDS encoding spore germination protein, with the protein MKYKKPKPLTDRMKRWNQFESGADSETDTGKTSDNGRLSDKKSPPVDKQSTSNNQKSNTKLISGKSRKKESSKPKSEKAVIQSEPLSEKLTINEQKLRDSYQNCSDVIFRTFYINGDRKALLVYIDGLSNIDEIDDSVLSPLMNTNDETETQVTELIQKNVAVSSVKELKTYEDCLNEISSGNPVIIVDNSKISFSPGLSKWEKRAIDKPEAEKVVRGPREGFIETLSVNTSMLRRKIQSPKLKMKSMQVGRYTKTTLIVTYVEGIADKTLIEEIQNRLKRIDIDGILESGVVEEFIEDNPYSPFPQVLATERPDVVAANLLEGRVAIMVDGTPFVIVMPITLYSLLQSNEDYYGRFMIGTAIRWLRYLFLVISLLLPSLYVAVLTYHQEMVPTSLLISMAASREQVPFPALIEVLIMEITFEALREAGLRLPKQVGSAVSIVGALVIGEAAVSAGIVSAPMVIVVAITGIASFTIPRYSASTAFRMLRFPMILLAGTFGLLGIMLGIILIIVHLSTLRSFGVPYLSPMAPMMPDDMKDVLVRAPWWKLDLRPHFTGKYNKYRQSLNQKPKSSRGGEK; encoded by the coding sequence ATGAAATATAAGAAGCCGAAGCCGTTGACAGATAGGATGAAGCGCTGGAATCAGTTTGAATCAGGGGCTGACTCAGAAACTGATACGGGAAAAACGTCAGACAACGGACGATTATCAGACAAAAAATCACCCCCAGTCGATAAGCAATCGACAAGCAATAATCAAAAATCCAACACTAAGCTCATATCCGGCAAAAGCCGTAAGAAAGAGTCCTCTAAACCGAAATCTGAAAAAGCAGTTATTCAATCAGAACCGTTAAGTGAAAAACTAACAATTAATGAACAAAAACTGCGTGACAGTTACCAGAATTGTTCCGACGTTATATTTCGGACTTTTTATATAAACGGAGACAGAAAAGCTCTGCTGGTTTACATTGATGGCTTGTCCAACATAGATGAAATTGATGATAGTGTGTTATCACCACTAATGAATACGAATGATGAGACAGAAACTCAAGTGACTGAACTTATCCAAAAAAATGTAGCGGTATCCAGTGTGAAAGAGTTAAAAACATATGAAGATTGTCTGAATGAAATTTCTTCTGGAAATCCGGTCATAATTGTGGACAATAGCAAAATATCCTTTTCACCAGGGCTTTCCAAATGGGAAAAAAGGGCAATAGATAAACCTGAAGCTGAAAAGGTGGTCAGAGGACCACGCGAGGGTTTTATTGAAACGCTTTCTGTCAATACGTCCATGCTCCGGAGAAAAATACAAAGTCCTAAATTGAAAATGAAATCAATGCAGGTGGGGAGATACACTAAAACGACACTTATCGTTACATATGTTGAAGGTATCGCAGACAAAACGTTAATTGAAGAAATTCAAAACAGATTAAAACGAATTGATATAGATGGGATTCTGGAAAGCGGTGTTGTAGAAGAATTTATTGAGGATAATCCCTATTCACCTTTTCCGCAGGTTCTTGCTACCGAACGTCCGGATGTCGTTGCTGCAAACCTTTTAGAAGGACGCGTTGCGATTATGGTTGATGGGACACCGTTTGTCATCGTGATGCCTATAACTCTCTATTCATTGCTTCAATCAAATGAAGATTATTATGGGCGCTTCATGATTGGCACGGCCATACGCTGGCTTCGTTATTTGTTCCTGGTCATATCCCTTCTGCTCCCGTCATTATATGTTGCCGTTTTGACTTACCACCAGGAGATGGTTCCCACGTCGCTATTAATCAGCATGGCAGCGTCCCGGGAACAGGTGCCATTTCCTGCACTGATTGAAGTGCTAATAATGGAAATTACGTTTGAAGCACTTCGGGAAGCGGGTCTCAGGCTCCCCAAACAAGTCGGCTCCGCAGTCAGTATTGTTGGCGCCCTGGTCATTGGTGAAGCTGCTGTTTCTGCCGGGATTGTTTCAGCACCAATGGTCATTGTCGTTGCGATTACTGGAATTGCTTCATTCACAATTCCAAGATATTCAGCATCAACGGCGTTCCGCATGCTTCGGTTTCCGATGATTCTGCTTGCAGGTACATTCGGTCTGCTCGGGATAATGTTAGGTATCATCCTAATCATTGTTCATTTGTCTACACTGCGTTCATTTGGGGTTCCATACCTTAGTCCGATGGCCCCTATGATGCCGGACGATATGAAGGATGTTCTTGTTCGCGCTCCATGGTGGAAACTGGATTTACGGCCGCATTTCACTGGGAAATATAATAAGTATCGGCAGTCCTTGAATCAAAAACCGAAATCGTCTCGCGGCGGTGAAAAATAA
- a CDS encoding M4 family metallopeptidase — protein sequence MNKKWVVPMVLSAAMITAPMGSFAQEASVNDVKQVQEQMQKQKPASLNVPVFVTEKDLKQNAQKSAGVFVGNNKKTLNMKNAKGNFKVKETKKDKLGMKHVTLQQTINGVPVEGSEIIVHYGKGEQVKTVNGYYNRVAGPAALSVKPSISKEQALKTAKATVSAPDVLPYEPSVELVVYPYKGENHLVYKTNVNFLGKKPGNWYVYINAKNGEVIDKINTIMDVGQYKKATGSGFGVLGDHRKLHISHKNVPNDGKGTLFFLNDISHENLDGIRTYDFNNQWSGQLPGDLYSEKDAAFHDTYDRAAVDAHYNSEKVYEYFLEEHNRNSIDGEGMAIISTVHFGKNFNNAFWNGQQMTYGDGDGDFFIPLSAGLDVAAHEMTHGVTTHTAGLQYRFQSGALNESFSDIFGALVDEEDWEVGEDIMGDEAVASGRTSLRSLSNPNKYMVAEEYVPYGDGSGTYPSHMDQFYDLPLELDNGGVHINSSIFNHAAYLIGTEIGKDKLGHIYYRALAHYLTPTSNFSDARRTVVQSAVDLYGENSAEVQACIDGFNEVGIKK from the coding sequence ATGAATAAGAAATGGGTCGTTCCAATGGTTCTTTCTGCCGCGATGATTACAGCACCAATGGGTTCTTTTGCACAAGAAGCAAGTGTAAATGATGTCAAACAGGTGCAGGAGCAAATGCAGAAACAAAAACCAGCCAGCCTGAACGTACCTGTGTTTGTGACCGAAAAAGATCTTAAGCAAAACGCACAGAAGAGCGCGGGGGTTTTTGTCGGGAATAACAAAAAAACCCTCAACATGAAAAACGCAAAAGGTAATTTTAAAGTAAAGGAAACGAAAAAGGATAAGCTTGGCATGAAGCATGTAACACTGCAGCAAACGATTAACGGTGTTCCTGTGGAAGGCAGTGAGATTATCGTTCACTATGGGAAGGGTGAACAGGTAAAAACGGTGAATGGCTATTATAATCGGGTAGCTGGTCCCGCTGCTTTATCTGTTAAGCCGTCCATATCAAAAGAACAGGCACTGAAAACAGCAAAGGCCACAGTATCTGCCCCTGATGTTTTACCGTATGAACCTAGCGTTGAACTTGTGGTTTACCCCTACAAAGGGGAAAACCATTTAGTATATAAAACAAACGTGAACTTTCTGGGGAAGAAGCCGGGTAACTGGTATGTGTATATCAATGCAAAAAATGGTGAAGTGATTGACAAAATCAATACCATCATGGACGTGGGACAATATAAGAAGGCAACAGGTTCCGGATTCGGAGTGCTGGGAGATCACAGGAAACTTCATATTTCCCATAAGAATGTTCCGAATGATGGGAAAGGGACATTGTTTTTTCTGAATGATATCTCGCATGAAAATCTGGATGGAATTCGTACTTATGATTTTAATAATCAATGGAGCGGTCAATTACCAGGTGACTTGTATTCCGAGAAAGACGCAGCGTTCCATGACACATACGACAGGGCAGCGGTGGACGCGCATTACAACTCCGAAAAAGTGTATGAATATTTTCTGGAGGAACATAACAGAAATTCGATTGATGGAGAAGGAATGGCGATCATTTCAACCGTTCATTTCGGGAAAAATTTCAATAACGCATTCTGGAATGGCCAGCAAATGACGTATGGCGACGGTGACGGAGACTTTTTCATTCCACTTTCCGCAGGTTTGGATGTTGCAGCGCATGAAATGACACACGGAGTCACGACACATACAGCAGGATTGCAATACCGTTTTCAATCCGGGGCACTGAATGAGTCTTTCTCGGATATTTTTGGTGCACTGGTGGACGAGGAAGATTGGGAAGTAGGCGAAGACATAATGGGTGATGAAGCAGTGGCATCAGGCAGGACCTCCCTGCGCAGTCTGAGCAACCCGAATAAATATATGGTTGCGGAGGAATACGTGCCATATGGTGACGGCAGCGGCACATACCCGTCGCATATGGACCAGTTTTATGATTTACCGCTTGAATTGGACAATGGCGGCGTCCACATTAACTCATCCATTTTCAACCATGCCGCATATTTGATTGGAACAGAAATCGGAAAGGACAAGCTTGGGCACATCTATTACCGTGCTTTGGCACACTATTTAACTCCGACATCCAATTTTAGTGATGCCCGTCGTACGGTTGTACAATCCGCTGTTGACCTTTACGGTGAGAACAGCGCTGAAGTACAAGCTTGTATTGATGGTTTTAATGAGGTTGGAATTAAAAAATAA
- a CDS encoding GerAB/ArcD/ProY family transporter, protein MIEKGKISAVQMAVLIYPTIMATAILIVPAISGKFSRHDMWITPIWASIAGFLAVYIACQLHKRFPGQTVIQYSEEIVGRIPGKVLGFVMLFFYLHTNGVIIREYSEFVVGNFLPTTPQVIVNGSMVFVCGLAVHGGIEVMARSAQIFVPVVVVLFLFIVVLLIPSLEPQNILPIMADGIMPSVRGSIIPGGLVCGIFSGRIFAAFCR, encoded by the coding sequence ATGATTGAAAAGGGAAAAATCAGTGCTGTTCAGATGGCTGTGCTCATATATCCGACAATCATGGCAACAGCAATTCTTATTGTGCCTGCAATTAGCGGTAAATTTTCAAGGCATGATATGTGGATTACCCCTATTTGGGCTTCTATTGCGGGTTTTTTGGCGGTTTATATCGCCTGTCAGCTGCATAAACGATTCCCCGGGCAGACAGTTATTCAATACAGCGAAGAAATTGTCGGACGTATTCCCGGGAAAGTGCTCGGGTTTGTGATGTTATTTTTTTACTTGCACACAAATGGGGTAATCATCAGAGAATACAGCGAATTTGTAGTCGGGAATTTTTTGCCTACTACACCTCAAGTAATTGTAAATGGGAGTATGGTATTCGTTTGTGGATTGGCTGTCCATGGCGGAATTGAAGTTATGGCAAGAAGCGCCCAAATTTTTGTTCCTGTCGTAGTTGTTCTGTTTCTTTTCATCGTTGTTTTACTTATTCCGTCATTGGAACCACAGAATATATTGCCGATAATGGCCGATGGAATAATGCCTTCAGTGAGGGGTAGCATCATACCGGGGGGGCTGGTTTGCGGAATTTTTTCTGGTCGCATTTTTGCTGCCTTTTGTAGGTAG
- a CDS encoding Ger(x)C family spore germination protein: MKRLCISILLLFFLTGCWDRIEVNDLAIVVGTGLDKTEEGKIQLSVQIINPSASGGGSTGGSSGQQGTGQLTTVEKAIGKTVFDAKSKLQEQVSRKLFWGHNRAIIIGQKMAEKGIRKHIDFFARHPYPRLRAYAFVTTEKVADVLKVIPDLERSSSEVARELSILKVGMSVTTMELLKMLQGKARSTALPIVEIEREPPGTEGLRISGTAIFRDAAMVGQIDDKVTRGILWLRDTIKTASVTIQPKGVKGNISFHILRSSTQLIPKIKNDNWKLVVQIHSLDDAVENETKLDLMNPDIVRKLETQLENAVDERIRLVLEKVQKEMGADIFGFSEAFHRHYPDKWEKVKNQWDQKFPEVEVVIKSNIDIKRPGRSTAPQGVPPDEVIGK, translated from the coding sequence ATGAAGCGACTATGTATTTCCATTCTGCTGCTTTTCTTCCTAACAGGCTGCTGGGACCGGATTGAAGTTAATGATCTGGCCATCGTGGTCGGAACAGGTCTTGATAAAACAGAAGAAGGAAAAATTCAGCTTTCTGTTCAAATCATAAATCCCAGTGCCAGTGGAGGGGGTAGTACTGGAGGGAGTAGTGGCCAGCAAGGAACCGGTCAGTTGACGACCGTTGAAAAAGCGATTGGCAAAACGGTCTTTGATGCAAAATCAAAATTGCAGGAACAAGTATCCCGAAAGCTTTTTTGGGGCCATAATCGTGCTATCATCATCGGTCAAAAAATGGCCGAAAAAGGCATCAGAAAACACATCGATTTTTTTGCCAGGCATCCGTATCCAAGACTGCGTGCATATGCATTTGTGACAACTGAAAAGGTTGCTGATGTGTTGAAAGTTATACCTGACCTTGAGCGCAGTTCATCAGAGGTTGCGCGGGAATTATCCATTTTAAAGGTTGGAATGAGTGTGACAACAATGGAACTCCTTAAAATGCTGCAAGGTAAAGCAAGGTCCACCGCGCTGCCAATTGTTGAGATTGAACGCGAACCGCCGGGAACAGAAGGTCTTCGTATTAGTGGAACTGCTATATTTAGAGATGCTGCAATGGTCGGACAGATTGATGATAAAGTGACCAGAGGGATTTTATGGCTGCGTGATACGATCAAAACTGCCTCGGTAACGATTCAGCCAAAAGGCGTGAAGGGTAACATTTCGTTTCATATACTCCGGTCCAGTACACAACTGATTCCAAAGATTAAAAACGATAACTGGAAACTAGTTGTACAGATTCATTCATTGGACGATGCCGTGGAAAATGAAACAAAACTTGATCTGATGAATCCGGATATTGTCAGGAAACTTGAAACACAACTTGAAAATGCTGTTGATGAACGGATCAGACTTGTACTGGAAAAGGTTCAAAAGGAGATGGGAGCGGACATATTCGGTTTTTCGGAGGCGTTTCATCGACACTATCCGGATAAATGGGAAAAGGTGAAAAATCAGTGGGACCAGAAATTTCCGGAAGTTGAAGTCGTCATTAAAAGTAACATTGATATTAAGCGACCTGGGCGATCTACTGCACCACAGGGCGTACCACCGGATGAGGTGATTGGTAAATGA
- a CDS encoding transcription repressor NadR, with protein sequence MGEETKILGEKRRNLILTWLKENTKPLSGTVLAKKTNVSRQVIVQDVSLLKAKGEPIIATARGYVYAAENNQSAKCTRIIAVNHRLEDTGLELNTLVDHGITVKNVMVEHPIYGDLTGSLMIKSRMDVDAFLHELKQTEASLLSKLTDGVHLHTIEADTEEQLDKACQVLRNEGILLET encoded by the coding sequence ATGGGTGAAGAAACGAAAATATTGGGTGAAAAAAGACGAAATTTGATCCTGACTTGGCTAAAAGAAAATACCAAGCCGCTTTCCGGAACTGTTTTAGCAAAAAAAACAAATGTAAGCAGACAGGTAATAGTCCAGGATGTATCCCTTTTAAAAGCTAAGGGCGAGCCGATTATAGCCACGGCGCGCGGATATGTTTATGCTGCGGAAAATAACCAATCCGCTAAATGTACACGAATCATTGCAGTCAATCACCGGCTGGAAGATACCGGACTCGAGCTGAACACGCTTGTAGACCATGGAATAACAGTCAAAAATGTGATGGTCGAGCACCCAATTTATGGTGATTTAACCGGCTCATTAATGATTAAAAGCCGAATGGATGTCGATGCTTTTTTGCATGAATTAAAACAGACCGAAGCATCACTCTTATCCAAACTCACAGACGGCGTGCACCTGCACACAATTGAGGCTGATACGGAAGAACAGCTGGACAAAGCATGTCAGGTGTTGCGGAACGAAGGAATTTTGTTGGAAACCTAG
- a CDS encoding DUF362 domain-containing protein → MAFVITSPCKNEKSGECVEVCPVDCIEEGEDMFHIDPDICIDCGACEAACPVEAIYMEDEVPEEESEFISLARKFFE, encoded by the coding sequence ATGGCTTTTGTAATAACATCACCTTGTAAGAATGAAAAATCGGGGGAATGTGTGGAAGTTTGCCCTGTTGATTGTATAGAAGAAGGAGAAGACATGTTTCACATCGATCCGGATATTTGCATTGACTGCGGCGCATGTGAAGCTGCATGTCCAGTTGAGGCAATCTATATGGAAGATGAGGTACCGGAAGAAGAAAGTGAATTTATCAGTCTGGCCAGGAAGTTTTTTGAGTAG